The proteins below are encoded in one region of Desulfovibrio sp. X2:
- a CDS encoding bifunctional 2-polyprenyl-6-hydroxyphenol methylase/3-demethylubiquinol 3-O-methyltransferase UbiG, whose product MADQAREGLLSPYLCRRRLAAARPHLRGHVLDFGCGGGSLARFVPPERYTGVDVDAESLRKARANYPAHVFFPEAPPPDKRFDTIVMLAVIEHLDDPAATLRDLAQRMTDDPAARLILTTPHPATGLVHTLGASVGLFSRHASEEHDELLGRRALRSLGAAAGLRLASYGRFLCGANQLAVFSRLRN is encoded by the coding sequence ATGGCGGACCAGGCCAGGGAAGGTTTGCTCTCGCCGTATCTGTGCCGCAGGCGCCTCGCCGCGGCGCGGCCCCATCTGCGGGGGCATGTGCTCGATTTTGGCTGCGGCGGAGGATCGCTCGCGCGTTTCGTGCCGCCGGAGCGGTACACCGGCGTGGACGTCGATGCCGAATCGCTGCGCAAGGCCAGGGCGAACTACCCGGCTCACGTCTTTTTCCCTGAAGCGCCGCCTCCGGACAAGCGGTTCGATACCATCGTCATGCTCGCCGTGATCGAGCACTTGGACGATCCGGCCGCGACCCTGCGCGATCTCGCGCAACGCATGACGGATGATCCCGCGGCCCGCCTGATCCTGACCACCCCCCATCCGGCCACGGGCCTGGTGCACACGCTTGGAGCCTCGGTCGGTCTCTTTTCGCGCCACGCCAGCGAGGAGCACGACGAACTGCTGGGGCGGCGGGCCCTGCGCTCGCTCGGCGCGGCCGCGGGCCTGCGGCTGGCCTCGTACGGGCGCTTTCTCTGCGGCGCCAACCAGCTTGCGGTCTTTTCGCGCCTCAGGAACTGA
- the acs gene encoding acetate--CoA ligase, with amino-acid sequence MSQEEKIESMMHEQRLFEPPEKGRENAWVGGAAAAEALYEKAEKDPEGFWAERGRELLDWFEPFTRTLDYDFHKPEIKWYVGGKLNVAHNCLDRHLTDGRRNKAALVWQGEPEEDVKVYTYQMLHTEVCRFANVLRKMGVKKGDSVSIYLPMIPELAIAMLACARIGAMHSVVFAGFSALSLQSRVHDSSAKVLITADAVLRAGRTIPLKPNADEALATCPSVEQCVVVRRAGNEVKMVEGRDVWWHELMAADDVKGECPCEPMDAEDTLFILYTSGSTGKPKGVVHTTGGYLTYAAHTTQLVFDVHDDDVYWCTADCGWITGHSYIVYGPLALGATSLMFEGVPSWPKPDRFWRIVDKFKVNIFYTAPTVIRALMREGAQWIDPHDLSSLRVLGSVGEPINPEAWMWYHDHVGKKKLPIMDTWWQTETGGIMISALPYATTLKPGSATRPLPGVAAAIVRADGSDAGPDEGGHLVIKRPWPGMLRGVFGDPERFKKTYFDRFAGMYESGDGARMDSEGYFWIMGRLDDVINVSGHRMGTAEIESALVAHEAVAEAAVVGMPHEIKGQGIYAYVTLKAGVDESEELRKALKNWVRHEIGPIASPEVIQFADGLPKTRSGKIMRRVLRKIAAGSTGAEDFGDTSTLADPSVIPDLIAGKQSLVG; translated from the coding sequence ATGAGTCAGGAAGAAAAGATCGAGAGCATGATGCACGAGCAGCGCCTTTTCGAACCGCCCGAGAAGGGGCGCGAGAACGCGTGGGTCGGCGGCGCGGCCGCGGCCGAGGCCCTGTACGAGAAGGCGGAGAAGGACCCCGAGGGCTTCTGGGCCGAACGCGGCCGCGAGCTCCTCGACTGGTTCGAGCCCTTCACCCGCACCCTGGACTACGATTTCCACAAGCCCGAGATCAAATGGTACGTGGGCGGCAAGCTGAACGTGGCCCACAACTGCCTCGACCGCCACCTGACGGACGGCCGCCGCAACAAGGCCGCGCTCGTCTGGCAGGGCGAGCCCGAGGAGGACGTGAAGGTCTACACCTACCAGATGCTGCACACCGAGGTCTGCCGCTTCGCCAACGTGCTGCGCAAGATGGGCGTGAAGAAGGGCGACAGCGTCTCCATCTACCTGCCCATGATCCCGGAGCTGGCCATCGCCATGCTCGCCTGCGCGCGCATCGGGGCCATGCACTCCGTGGTCTTCGCGGGCTTCTCCGCGCTCTCGCTGCAAAGCCGCGTGCACGACAGCTCCGCCAAGGTGCTGATCACGGCCGACGCCGTGCTGCGCGCGGGCCGCACCATTCCGCTGAAGCCCAACGCCGACGAGGCCCTGGCCACCTGCCCGAGCGTGGAGCAGTGCGTGGTGGTCCGCCGCGCGGGCAACGAGGTCAAGATGGTCGAGGGCCGCGACGTCTGGTGGCACGAGCTGATGGCCGCGGACGACGTGAAGGGCGAGTGCCCCTGCGAGCCCATGGACGCAGAGGACACCCTGTTCATCCTCTACACCTCCGGCTCCACGGGCAAGCCCAAGGGCGTGGTGCACACCACGGGCGGCTACCTGACCTACGCCGCGCACACCACCCAGCTGGTCTTCGACGTGCACGACGACGACGTCTACTGGTGCACCGCGGACTGCGGCTGGATCACCGGCCACTCCTACATCGTCTACGGCCCGCTCGCGCTCGGCGCCACCTCGCTCATGTTCGAGGGCGTGCCCTCGTGGCCCAAGCCCGACCGCTTCTGGCGCATCGTGGACAAGTTCAAGGTCAACATCTTCTACACCGCGCCCACGGTCATCCGCGCGCTCATGCGCGAAGGCGCGCAGTGGATCGACCCGCACGACCTTTCGAGCCTTCGCGTGCTCGGCAGCGTGGGCGAGCCCATCAACCCCGAGGCCTGGATGTGGTACCACGACCACGTGGGCAAGAAGAAGCTGCCCATCATGGACACCTGGTGGCAGACCGAGACCGGCGGCATCATGATCAGCGCCCTGCCGTACGCCACGACGCTGAAGCCCGGCTCGGCCACCAGGCCGCTGCCCGGCGTGGCCGCGGCCATCGTGCGCGCGGACGGCTCGGACGCGGGACCGGACGAGGGCGGCCACCTGGTCATCAAGCGGCCCTGGCCCGGCATGCTGCGCGGCGTCTTCGGCGACCCCGAGCGCTTCAAGAAGACCTACTTCGACCGCTTCGCGGGCATGTACGAGTCCGGCGACGGCGCGCGCATGGATTCCGAGGGCTACTTCTGGATCATGGGCCGCCTGGACGACGTGATCAACGTCTCCGGCCACCGCATGGGCACGGCCGAGATCGAGTCCGCCCTGGTGGCGCACGAGGCCGTGGCCGAGGCCGCGGTCGTGGGCATGCCCCACGAGATCAAGGGCCAGGGCATCTACGCCTACGTGACGCTGAAGGCGGGCGTGGACGAGTCCGAGGAGCTGCGCAAGGCGCTCAAGAACTGGGTGCGCCACGAGATCGGCCCCATCGCGAGCCCGGAGGTCATCCAGTTCGCGGACGGCCTGCCCAAGACCCGCTCGGGCAAGATCATGCGCCGCGTGCTGCGCAAGATCGCGGCGGGCTCCACCGGCGCCGAGGACTTCGGCGACACCTCGACCCTGGCCGATCCGTCGGTCATCCCGGATCTCATCGCGGGCAAGCAGAGCCTGGTCGGCTAG
- a CDS encoding bifunctional acetate--CoA ligase family protein/GNAT family N-acetyltransferase: MSLSNLDALFKPSSIAVIGASNEPGSAGFLAMRNLISGGFKGPVMPVTRTATAVSGVLTYGSVEELPVTPDLALICAPAAQAPGLLRRLGDKGTRGAVLLGPGLSGVTAQARETLRADIRAAAGEYGIRVLGPGCLGLMVPGSGLNASLSDTEAKPGRIAFVTQSDSLFTMVLDWAHANQIGFSHFISIGDQVDVDFADVLDWLGSDQNVRSILLYVEALSGARRFMSAARASARNKPLLVMKPEDVFEQALSEETCLFSLDDESDAIYDVGFRRAGIVRVRDIDSLFDGARTLARSQPLLGDAMAVLTNGRSVGLMAADSCLKGGAELACLLPETSAALEQTAKKAHSGENPVVLSYNADARVYADALSQLIKDKNVHAVLVAHVPFAGVQEEDTARAVAEIAARTKRTVLTCWTGAERSREARRIFQEAGVPTFETTDQAMHAFLHMVAYRRNQEMLMETPDSLPRDFFPDTQKAREVVRAALDENRTRLTDPEARDVMTAYGVPIVETRVVTSAREAVHAAEELGYPVALKVRSPEIKQPYEVGGVTLDLETPEQVWDAAAHVAHRLHRHAPNAHISGYTVQQMGRRPGAHELYVGMYADPVFGPIIRFGHGGLASRVIQDFAVALPPLNMALAQELIDRTRISRLLKTPGATHQVDLDDVCLTLIQVTQLIIDVPQITALEVNPLFADEKGVLALSARIWIGPYEGEGPDRLAIRPYPSELEECVKLKNGDKVTLRPIRPEDAPAHLDFVRGLDKDDLRLRFFGTVQEFEFSDMPKFTQIDYDREMAFIATTEIRGTPKTLGVVRASTSPDNQEAEFAIIVDTTMKGQGLGSLLLAKMIRYVKSRGTTWLTAETLPENKGMIGLAKKFGFEVEVLYEDDLVKMRLRMN; this comes from the coding sequence ATGAGCCTGAGCAACCTCGACGCCCTCTTCAAGCCGAGCTCCATCGCGGTCATCGGCGCCTCCAACGAGCCCGGCAGCGCGGGCTTCCTGGCCATGCGCAACCTCATCTCCGGGGGCTTCAAGGGGCCGGTCATGCCGGTCACGCGCACGGCCACGGCGGTTTCGGGCGTGCTGACCTACGGCAGCGTGGAAGAGCTGCCCGTGACCCCGGACCTGGCGCTCATCTGCGCGCCCGCGGCCCAGGCCCCGGGGCTTCTGCGCCGCCTGGGCGACAAGGGCACGCGCGGGGCCGTGCTGCTCGGCCCGGGGCTCAGCGGCGTCACGGCCCAGGCGCGCGAGACGCTGCGCGCGGACATCCGCGCCGCGGCCGGGGAATACGGCATCCGCGTGCTCGGCCCGGGGTGCCTGGGGCTCATGGTGCCGGGCTCCGGGCTCAACGCCTCCCTCTCCGACACCGAGGCCAAGCCCGGCCGCATCGCCTTCGTCACCCAGTCGGACTCGCTCTTCACCATGGTCCTCGACTGGGCGCACGCCAACCAGATAGGCTTCTCGCACTTCATCTCCATCGGCGACCAGGTGGACGTGGACTTCGCGGACGTGCTCGACTGGCTCGGCTCCGACCAGAACGTGCGCTCCATCCTGCTCTACGTGGAGGCGCTTTCCGGCGCGCGGCGCTTCATGTCCGCTGCCCGGGCCAGCGCCCGCAACAAGCCGCTCCTGGTGATGAAGCCCGAGGACGTCTTCGAGCAGGCGCTCTCCGAGGAGACCTGCCTCTTCAGCCTGGACGACGAGTCCGACGCCATCTACGACGTGGGCTTCCGGCGCGCAGGCATCGTGCGCGTGCGCGACATCGACTCCCTGTTCGACGGCGCGCGCACCCTGGCCCGCTCCCAGCCGCTTTTGGGCGACGCCATGGCCGTGCTGACCAACGGTCGCTCCGTGGGGCTCATGGCCGCGGACAGCTGCCTCAAGGGCGGGGCGGAGCTCGCCTGCCTGCTGCCCGAGACCTCCGCCGCGCTGGAGCAGACCGCCAAGAAGGCGCACTCCGGCGAGAACCCGGTGGTGCTCTCCTACAACGCGGACGCGCGCGTCTACGCCGACGCGCTCTCCCAGCTCATCAAGGACAAGAACGTGCACGCTGTGCTCGTGGCCCACGTGCCCTTCGCCGGGGTGCAGGAGGAGGACACGGCGCGCGCCGTGGCCGAGATAGCCGCGCGCACCAAGCGCACGGTGCTCACCTGCTGGACCGGGGCGGAGCGCTCGCGCGAGGCGCGGCGCATCTTCCAGGAGGCGGGCGTGCCCACCTTCGAGACCACGGACCAGGCCATGCACGCCTTCCTGCACATGGTGGCCTACCGGCGCAACCAGGAAATGCTCATGGAGACGCCGGACTCCCTGCCGCGCGACTTCTTCCCGGACACGCAGAAGGCGCGCGAGGTGGTCAGGGCGGCCCTGGACGAGAACCGCACGCGCCTCACCGACCCCGAGGCCCGCGACGTGATGACCGCCTACGGCGTGCCCATCGTGGAGACCCGGGTGGTCACCAGCGCGCGAGAGGCCGTGCACGCGGCCGAGGAGTTGGGCTATCCCGTGGCCCTCAAGGTGCGCTCGCCCGAGATCAAGCAGCCCTACGAGGTGGGCGGCGTGACGCTGGACCTGGAGACGCCGGAGCAGGTCTGGGACGCGGCCGCGCACGTGGCGCACCGCCTGCACCGCCATGCGCCGAACGCGCACATCAGCGGCTACACCGTGCAGCAGATGGGCCGCAGGCCCGGCGCGCACGAGCTTTACGTGGGCATGTACGCGGACCCGGTCTTCGGCCCCATCATCCGCTTCGGACACGGCGGGCTGGCCTCGCGCGTGATTCAGGATTTCGCCGTGGCCCTGCCGCCCCTGAACATGGCCCTGGCCCAGGAGCTCATCGACCGCACGCGCATCTCGCGCCTGCTGAAGACCCCGGGCGCCACCCACCAGGTGGACCTGGACGACGTCTGCCTGACCCTCATCCAGGTAACGCAGCTGATCATCGACGTGCCGCAGATAACCGCGCTCGAGGTCAACCCGCTGTTCGCGGACGAAAAGGGCGTGCTGGCGCTCTCCGCGCGCATCTGGATCGGCCCGTACGAGGGCGAGGGGCCGGACAGGCTGGCCATCCGCCCCTACCCGAGCGAGCTCGAGGAGTGCGTGAAGCTGAAGAACGGGGACAAGGTGACGCTTCGGCCCATCCGGCCGGAGGACGCGCCCGCGCACCTGGACTTCGTGCGCGGCCTGGACAAGGACGACCTGCGCCTGCGCTTCTTCGGCACGGTGCAGGAGTTCGAGTTCTCGGACATGCCCAAGTTCACGCAGATCGACTACGACCGCGAGATGGCCTTCATCGCCACCACCGAGATCCGCGGCACGCCCAAGACCCTGGGCGTGGTGCGCGCGAGCACGAGCCCGGACAACCAGGAGGCCGAGTTCGCCATCATCGTGGACACCACCATGAAGGGCCAGGGCCTCGGCTCCCTCCTCCTCGCCAAGATGATCCGCTACGTGAAATCCCGCGGCACCACCTGGCTCACCGCCGAAACCCTGCCCGAAAACAAGGGCATGATCGGCCTGGCCAAGAAGTTCGGCTTCGAGGTCGAAGTGCTGTACGAGGATGATCTGGTGAAGATGCGACTGCGGATGAACTAG
- a CDS encoding DUF4747 family protein yields MPHLKKLSVAAINVTTEPPHHPSRYLELFELIRGIQPALSGGVHGDRRMMLHYFAETEGIIKGAFATYTQIDPESPWWDAENHSAILDNHGRPVPQVKLNLGPNFRDVNFIFYSAGHKLFIDTSNISPLQFARAFSEIANSIDLFEKMGRIGVTVEPARDLIDRIVSFPYKQKITINFIMPNPDITNQSEERIVERFQKMNASRTNQTYNAIKGTVISPDEELNALMEMASSNGHVEVSGKDGENRLVTLSSKDYPLKEVAQYSDALDYWSKLQTLAESLWNRLINRKKH; encoded by the coding sequence ATGCCTCACTTAAAAAAACTTTCTGTTGCTGCAATAAATGTCACAACTGAACCTCCTCATCATCCATCCAGATACTTAGAATTATTCGAGCTCATTCGCGGCATCCAGCCGGCTCTAAGCGGGGGAGTCCATGGTGATCGGCGAATGATGTTGCACTATTTTGCTGAAACCGAGGGAATAATCAAAGGAGCATTCGCGACCTACACCCAGATAGACCCTGAATCACCATGGTGGGATGCAGAAAATCATTCTGCTATTTTAGATAACCATGGACGGCCTGTTCCTCAGGTAAAATTGAACCTCGGACCTAATTTTAGGGATGTAAATTTTATATTTTATTCTGCTGGCCACAAATTATTCATCGACACTTCAAACATTAGCCCTTTGCAATTTGCGCGTGCTTTCTCAGAGATCGCAAATTCAATCGATCTTTTCGAAAAAATGGGAAGAATTGGCGTAACTGTTGAACCAGCCAGGGACTTAATAGATAGGATTGTCAGCTTTCCGTATAAACAGAAAATTACCATAAACTTTATCATGCCAAATCCTGATATAACAAATCAGAGTGAAGAAAGGATAGTAGAGAGATTTCAAAAAATGAATGCGTCCAGGACAAATCAAACATACAATGCCATAAAAGGCACTGTCATATCTCCCGATGAGGAGCTTAATGCCCTTATGGAAATGGCAAGTTCAAATGGGCATGTTGAAGTCAGTGGGAAAGATGGAGAGAACCGTCTAGTCACACTCTCGTCCAAAGACTACCCTTTAAAAGAAGTAGCGCAGTATTCTGATGCCCTAGATTATTGGAGTAAATTGCAAACTCTCGCTGAGAGCCTGTGGAACAGGCTCATAAATCGAAAAAAACACTGA